ACGCCGATCACGCCGCGCCGCTCCAGCTCGGTTTGCAGTGTGGACACCAAGTGCTGGGCATCGCCGCTGGCGAGCCATTCGGCGCTGCCACTGGTCAACTCGGCAATCAGGTAGTCGACCAACTGCTCGCGCGTTGCCGGCTCGAGCGTGAAGCCTTCACGCGCGCAGAACGCGTCGAGCTGGCCGGCAAGGTTGTCCACCAGTGCCTGCAACGCCTTGCCTTCACCGAACTCGGCACGGATGCGGTGCGCGTTGTCGGCACGGGTACGCCAGCCCGCCTTGTCGTTCTCCCAGATGCCATGCGCCCAGAACAGCGCGGCAAGGCCACGCGGTAGCGGGCCGAAACGCAGCAGCCCGGCTTCGCGATCCATCGGTAGCAAGGCGGCGAGCAGGGCGGCAGCGTCCACATCGTGTACGCCCTTCTGGTAGCCCTCGTGATAGCGGGTTGCAGCGAAGTCACGCACCAGCGGCGTGAGCCCGGTGTCCGACAATCGCGCCGCTTCCAGCGCGGCGGCATCGAGCTCGCCCGCATGCATGGCGGCGAGCATGCGCCAGGCCAGGTATTCGGCGCGGTAGACCAGGTCGTTCTCCGACACCAGCTGCTGCGGCCAATAGGGCCGGAGTGCCAGCAGGCGTTCGTCGGCGAGCGGTTCGAAGTAGTCGGTGCCGGTCAGGTGCAGCGCCAGCGCATCGTCGCGATGCACCAGCGTCAGATCGAACGGTTGGGTGGTAACGGCAAAGGTGTGGCGACCCAGGCGGATGCCGTCGGCGCTGAACAGCTCGCCCTTGTCGCGCTGAATGCGCACCGCGTTGTCGCGCAGCGAGGTGAGCCGGCCTTCCAGCGTATCGGCTTGCACCGTGTCGTTCAGTCGGCGCAGATCGCCGATCAGGCCGCGCAGCTTGTGCACCATCGGATCGGCGGCGAAGTAGCTGTGCAGCTCCTCGGGCGAGCTGAAGCGCGAAAGCCGCTTCTCGATGCTCTCGACGATGCGGCGGGCGGCGGCGGCCAGCGATTGGGCGCGTTGCTGGCGGGCATCGAGCAGCGTCTGCCGCCGGCTGGCGAAAGCGTCGTAGACGGCATCGCGCTTGGCGACGATGTCGGCGAGGAAGGTGTCCTGACCGCCGAAGCGGGTTTCCAGCTCTTCCAGCTGGGTCAACAGCTGCGTGAGCGCTTCGTCGCAGCGTTCCGGGCTGTCGGCCAGGTCGAGTGCGTTGGCTACGCTCTGGCCGAACAGCTTGAACTGCGCGCCAAATTCGGCACTGGCCTCGCGTACTGCGAGCTGGTCGCGCTGGGCCCGGGCGCGGGCGCGCACCTGGTTGAGTCGGGCATAGACCTCGCCGATATCATCGAGGATGCGGGTGCGCACGGTGGCATCGCCGCTGTCCAGTCCGGCCAACAGCTCGGTCAGCAGGTCGAGACCGCTGGCGGTGCCGTCGAGCGCGGTCAGTTGCGGCGTCAGCGCGGCCACGGTCGGGATGCCCGGCAGGGCCGTGGCGATCGCATCAAGCTCGCCGTGGTAGCCGGCGAAGGCCTGTGGCGCGCCGAGAAAGCGCACCGTCTCGTCGGACAGCCGCTTCTGTTCGGCGGCAAGGCCAGCGTCGATGGCCTGCAGCCGTGCCGCATCGATATAGCGCTGCTCGGAGAGGCCCAGCAGCTCGCCGCGCACGGCGCGCAAGCGGGCCAGTGCATCGACGAACTGCTGCGGCGCCTTCCAGATGGTGGCGGCGATGTCGGTGAGCAGCGCCTTGTTCTGCGCTTCCATCTTTGCCAGCGCGGTATCGGCAGCGTGGCGGATGGCGGTGACCTTGTCGAACTCGTCGAGCGTCAGCCGCGCGGTGTCGGCGATGGTCTTGAGCGCGCCGCCGAGCTGGCCGGCTTCGGCCTCGTCCAGCCAGAAGTAGCCATCCTGCAGCCGGGTGATGGCGCGGATCAGGTCCTCGTAGTGCAGCCGGCTCGGGCTCTGTTCGCGCGTGGCGCGGGCGATGGCATAGAGCTCGGACAGTCCACGCACCAGCTCCGGATTGCCGATACGGCCGAAGAAGCCGGGTGGTGGCGCCTTGGCGGCGTATTCGTCGCTGCAGAATGGTGTGGTCCACAGCTGCATCGCGTGATTGCGTGTCGCTTCCTCGCCTTCGGCGTTGAACAGCAGCACGCGGCCATCGTCGAAGCGGGCGTAGCCGTTGCTGAACAGCGGTGAGGACAGTGCCTTGTCGATCAGGTTGTAGGCCAGCAGCGCATAGCGGCCGGCCTCGGCATCGTGGAACACGTACAGCACATCCTCGCCATTGGGCGAGCGCAGCATGCGCTTGAACCGCAGGCCGGTGACATCCTCGGTGAAGGTCTTGTATTCGCCGCTCTGCAGGTAGCAGCCACCGGGAAAGACGATGCCGTGATCCTCGGGCAACTGCACGCAGGAATCGCCGATGCCATCGATGCGTGTCACCGCCTGGGTACGGGTGTTGAACACCAAGTAGCGATACGCCGTTTCGCGATAGGGCAGGATCTTGAGCAGGATCAGCGCGCCCAGTCGGGCGTAGCTGATCTCGGCGTCGGTCAGCGACTGGCTGGCATCGTCCACCGGCTCGCTGTAGATGCCACGGCCGACATCGGTGTTGTTCTCGACCTTGATCGTCAGGTCGCCGTTGATGGTTTCGACGAACAGCGCATCAAGGATGTTGATATGCGGATGCTTGCCGTTGACATGCTGCTCGCGGCCGGTGGCGATCCATTCGAAATCGTGCGACGGCGGCGGTGCGATATCCCGCTCGCCCCGGTTGTCGATGTATTGGGTGACGGCCCCATCGCGCCCAAGCTGCCAGCGGAACACCCGCAGGTCGCTGGCGCGGGCGCCGATCTGGAACGCGGCGAGCAGCTTGTCGCCAGTGACACGCAGCTGGCGCAGGCTGGCGTGCTTGTAATAGGCGTAGAGCTCGCGGAAGTCGGCAGCGAAGCGTGGGTCATCGAGAAAGGTGCCAGCCGTGGCGACGGCTTCCAGCTCGACCGCATCGTCATTGCCGGCAAGCCGGTACAGGCTGAACACATCGTCGACGCGCGTTTCCTGGCGCAGGCCGATATAGACGTTGTAACCGAACAGCAGCAGCTCTCCGACCCGCACGATGTCGCGCGCTACGCAATTGTTCTCGGTGCGGGCACGGGTGCGTGCCAGCAGGCGCAGGTCGGCCCGGCCGAAGGCGGCGAGCCGCGCCTCGTTCAGCGTGCCGGCTGCGCCCAGCAGTACCTCACCCTGCTGGGACAGGCGCTGCTTCAGCAACTCGTAGCCGCCGCTGGCGGCGATGTCCTGGTCGATTTCCGGAAAGGTGCTCATCAACGATGGCCTTGTAGACGGGGCAGGGTGGGCAGGTGGCTGGATCAGCCCAGCGTGGAATCGCTTGCCTGCAGGTAGGCCAGCAGCACAGCGCGCAGCGGGTGGCCGGCCAGCCAGGCGCGCACGCGCTGCGCCTCGGCGTAGTCGGCCTCACCCAGTCGGGCGCGCCAGGTGGCATCGAGCCGTTCGCGCGATTCGGTTTCACGTACCTCGCGCTGGCCGCGATCGCTGAGGATATGCAGCAGCGAGTGCGTCAAACCCTGGGCGCGCAGCGCCGGCCATTCCTCGCCATCGAGCCAGACCTTGCGGCAGGCGCTGCAGCGATCGAGCCTGAACTTGAGGTGCCCGGCAACACGGTACTTCTGCAGCAGCTGTGCGCAGTCTGGGCAGCGCAGCGCGCGCGGCGAGGTCTCCTCCAGCAGCTCGGCAGTGGCCGCCAGCGCCTCGGTAGCCTGCTGCGGCGCTTGTGCCACCCAGCGGCGATAGTCGTCGAGCGCGAGCCAGGTGCCTTGGCAGGTGGGGCATTGCTCGGCCATCAGGCCGGGCTCCAGCGATTCACGGCGGGTTTCGGTGTTGCAGCTGAGGCAATACATGGGTATGTCCTACCAGTAGACGAAGAAGTAGAGCAACAAGGCAGTGGCATTGCCGAGCATGGTGTAGCGCAGCAGGCGTACTCGCCGAAACAGGCGCCGCTCCAGTTCCGGAATCCGGCTCCAATCGGGATTGCTATCGGCGAACTCGTTGACGAGGCTCATGCTTTTGGCGATACCGCAGGCGGGATCAAAGTCAGCAGGCGGTGCCTTGTCATCTGCACTGAGCAGGTCCGGGCAACGGTGCAGGATCACCCGGTAAGCGCGGTTGCACTGATCCGAGTACAGGGCGAACAGCAGGAACAGGAGCGTGAACAGGGCAAGACCCACGGCGCTTCTCCGGTGATACCTGAGGCGGGGCACGCCATGGGCGGCCCCGCGTTGCTTATTTGCGACCCAGCGAGCCGAGCAGCTTGCCGAGTGCCTCCTGTGTTTCCGCGTTGCCATCCTTCATCACCCGATGCAGCAGTGCGGCGGCGGACAGGTTCTGCAGCTCGTCGGCGGACTGGCCGAGGCCGCCGAGCAATTTGCCGGCGTCGTCGATCAGGTTGCGCTCGCCGGCGCGATGCGGTGCGGTGGCGAGCTGCAGCGTTTCGCTCTTGCCGATGGCGCCGTCGATGGCCTTGCCGATGCC
This region of Chitinolyticbacter meiyuanensis genomic DNA includes:
- a CDS encoding DNA repair ATPase; translated protein: MSTFPEIDQDIAASGGYELLKQRLSQQGEVLLGAAGTLNEARLAAFGRADLRLLARTRARTENNCVARDIVRVGELLLFGYNVYIGLRQETRVDDVFSLYRLAGNDDAVELEAVATAGTFLDDPRFAADFRELYAYYKHASLRQLRVTGDKLLAAFQIGARASDLRVFRWQLGRDGAVTQYIDNRGERDIAPPPSHDFEWIATGREQHVNGKHPHINILDALFVETINGDLTIKVENNTDVGRGIYSEPVDDASQSLTDAEISYARLGALILLKILPYRETAYRYLVFNTRTQAVTRIDGIGDSCVQLPEDHGIVFPGGCYLQSGEYKTFTEDVTGLRFKRMLRSPNGEDVLYVFHDAEAGRYALLAYNLIDKALSSPLFSNGYARFDDGRVLLFNAEGEEATRNHAMQLWTTPFCSDEYAAKAPPPGFFGRIGNPELVRGLSELYAIARATREQSPSRLHYEDLIRAITRLQDGYFWLDEAEAGQLGGALKTIADTARLTLDEFDKVTAIRHAADTALAKMEAQNKALLTDIAATIWKAPQQFVDALARLRAVRGELLGLSEQRYIDAARLQAIDAGLAAEQKRLSDETVRFLGAPQAFAGYHGELDAIATALPGIPTVAALTPQLTALDGTASGLDLLTELLAGLDSGDATVRTRILDDIGEVYARLNQVRARARAQRDQLAVREASAEFGAQFKLFGQSVANALDLADSPERCDEALTQLLTQLEELETRFGGQDTFLADIVAKRDAVYDAFASRRQTLLDARQQRAQSLAAAARRIVESIEKRLSRFSSPEELHSYFAADPMVHKLRGLIGDLRRLNDTVQADTLEGRLTSLRDNAVRIQRDKGELFSADGIRLGRHTFAVTTQPFDLTLVHRDDALALHLTGTDYFEPLADERLLALRPYWPQQLVSENDLVYRAEYLAWRMLAAMHAGELDAAALEAARLSDTGLTPLVRDFAATRYHEGYQKGVHDVDAAALLAALLPMDREAGLLRFGPLPRGLAALFWAHGIWENDKAGWRTRADNAHRIRAEFGEGKALQALVDNLAGQLDAFCAREGFTLEPATREQLVDYLIAELTSGSAEWLASGDAQHLVSTLQTELERRGVIGVLRDGLQTGSLHERWALALHWCEALASSHGLPVGYAPEAAALLLTELPRNRLSVALTGTVDGLVGAHPRVVNGGLALDLNEFRARLTDYDATVVPAFTTLQALRQDIVDSTRRTLRLEQYQAKPLSGFVRNRLIDEVYLSLIGDNLAKQIGTAGESRRGDLMGLLLLISPPGYGKTTLMEYVANRLGLVFVRVNGPALGHKVTSLDPAQADSSAARQELERLNFGLAMGNNVMLYVDDIQHTSPEFLQRFIALCDGTRRIEGIWKGEAKSYDLRGKRFCVVMAGNPYTETGEAFRIPDMLANRADIYNLGDVLSGKEALFALSYIENSLTANPVLAPLSHRDPADIQLFLRQASGDAVPLTDFKHGYSAAEAGEIVAVLQKLFAVREVLMKVNAAYIASAAQADAYRVEPPFKLQGSYRNMAKLAIKVSAIMNETELAAMVRDHYLGEAQTLTHGAEENLLKLAELQGVLTAQEAERWAQIKRDFLHHKRMGGSDADGATKLAQQVSHIVSALGDISARLANQDSGQQIAAAIGQIEKHLATGETSSKLLARTWRDGLVALEQALRDSQPQITVPPQPELLSVLQALGHAYENALIPVISAMQHKIRLDHDIWDKVKLIGEQIKTMDATLNRATRKPAKADTTE
- a CDS encoding zf-TFIIB domain-containing protein produces the protein MYCLSCNTETRRESLEPGLMAEQCPTCQGTWLALDDYRRWVAQAPQQATEALAATAELLEETSPRALRCPDCAQLLQKYRVAGHLKFRLDRCSACRKVWLDGEEWPALRAQGLTHSLLHILSDRGQREVRETESRERLDATWRARLGEADYAEAQRVRAWLAGHPLRAVLLAYLQASDSTLG